One Gammaproteobacteria bacterium genomic region harbors:
- a CDS encoding transposase translates to MNYTHLTRDERCQISILKKAGNTLGGIADLLGRNKSTISRELARNGTDLGYQPVTAQALAVERGAACANGPRISTDTWTFGWCLTLT, encoded by the coding sequence ATGAATTACACGCATCTCACTCGTGATGAAAGATGCCAAATTTCGATTCTCAAAAAAGCCGGTAACACCCTTGGGGGCATCGCCGACTTACTAGGCCGAAACAAGTCGACCATTAGCCGCGAACTGGCACGCAATGGTACTGACCTCGGCTATCAACCCGTTACAGCACAAGCACTTGCGGTGGAGCGTGGGGCTGCTTGTGCCAATGGACCTCGGATTTCCACGGATACCTGGACATTCGGGTGGTGCCTTACGTTGACCTAA
- a CDS encoding hypothetical protein (Evidence 5 : Unknown function) encodes MVRNVIEQTGNVTLITDGERRYGSLLFEICHEVFRSGRRGRPPKVLREGIKIRIKNKGRQNRKRGRKRSKYETPHAEHPQTLQNITNKEIHANHADAFNASIRSRCSAYRRRTNMYAKNKAGIQRVLDGVWIVHQCPRETPPLRAGRKGDGFYIIPTLRVGMHPATLLRRVSRNTAHPNCGDSVPCGHIQQ; translated from the coding sequence ATGGTTAGAAACGTGATCGAGCAGACAGGCAACGTTACATTAATTACGGACGGTGAACGCCGTTATGGAAGTTTATTATTCGAAATCTGTCACGAGGTATTTCGTTCCGGACGTCGTGGACGACCACCCAAAGTACTTCGCGAAGGAATTAAAATAAGAATTAAAAATAAGGGAAGACAAAATCGTAAGCGAGGCCGGAAACGTTCTAAATACGAAACACCCCACGCGGAACATCCTCAAACCCTCCAAAACATTACCAATAAGGAAATCCACGCCAACCACGCTGATGCGTTTAATGCATCCATAAGGAGTCGTTGTTCCGCTTATCGACGTAGGACGAATATGTATGCGAAAAATAAAGCAGGCATCCAACGGGTATTAGATGGTGTCTGGATCGTTCATCAGTGTCCCCGAGAAACCCCGCCCTTGAGGGCGGGGAGGAAAGGGGACGGTTTTTACATCATTCCCACGCTCCGCGTGGGAATGCATCCCGCGACGCTCCTGCGTCGCGTGTCTCGAAACACGGCACATCCTAATTGTGGTGATTCCGTTCCATGCGGTCATATACAACAATAG
- a CDS encoding hypothetical protein (Evidence 5 : Unknown function): protein MIYVLVHTFISQVIEGDELYTKANKNVPVEECEGWTIMLMERASRFIWVLGYGKKIVHYFSMLYRWLET, encoded by the coding sequence ATGATCTATGTATTGGTACACACGTTTATTTCTCAAGTGATTGAGGGAGATGAGCTATACACAAAAGCAAATAAGAATGTACCAGTGGAAGAGTGCGAAGGATGGACGATTATGTTGATGGAACGTGCCAGTCGTTTTATTTGGGTACTGGGGTACGGAAAAAAGATCGTACATTATTTTTCTATGCTGTACAGATGGTTAGAAACGTGA
- a CDS encoding hypothetical protein (Evidence 5 : Unknown function) yields the protein MKTVRKRTNGRTDLLLTSDEHTPYQTAIEKVYTTEVVQPKRPGPGRPSNPKRVMPSDLCVAVRKIREKGRVVDVKRTVVFGTLGY from the coding sequence TTGAAGACAGTTAGGAAACGTACTAATGGAAGGACTGATTTGTTACTTACGTCCGATGAGCATACTCCTTACCAAACAGCGATTGAGAAAGTTTACACAACCGAAGTAGTACAGCCTAAACGACCAGGACCAGGTCGTCCTTCAAATCCAAAGCGAGTCATGCCAAGTGACTTGTGCGTCGCCGTTCGTAAAATTCGTGAGAAGGGGCGAGTTGTGGATGTGAAACGAACTGTGGTCTTCGGTACTCTGGGTTATTGA
- a CDS encoding N-acetylneuraminate synthase — protein MMTPIKIANCSIGPGYPVYLVAELSANHNGCLERALELIRAARAAGADAVKLQTYTADTLTLDSSGDLFTIRGGTPWDGRTLHALYREAATPWEWYPHLAAEAAAQGLSLFSSPFDATAVDFLETQGAPAYKVASFELVDLPLIRRIAATGKPMILSTGMATFEEIEEAVITARTAGARDLILLKCTSAYPAPPAEMHLRTLPHLAATFGVPVGLSDHTLGITIPIAAVALGACLIEKHLTLSRAEGGVDAAFSLEPGEFRAMAEAVRTAEQALGEVQYTLTAAEERNRVFRRSLFVVRELRCGEPFTLDNVRSIRPGYGLHTRYLNKILNCPATRDIPRGTPLDWSLVGNRDLFRPIARVVGVIQARLGSTRLPRKVLADLQGQPMIGRILERVALAKRVHATVIATTTDPSDDALVEYAQHAGVGCHRGPVDDLATRLYGAAQAFEADVIVRVWGDCPCVDPAIIDEALEHLLTEDLDYISNSIAAGRTYPYGLDFEIYRTTLLERLCATTIDPFYREFPFEWVMAHRAKLRMGILRLAEDWSHIHLTVDYHEDLALVREVYQALYQSGSAFGWRQAVDWLVQQPELTRDVANLTRNPEYHQKSAEHQHRQDAT, from the coding sequence ATGATGACACCAATCAAAATTGCAAATTGTTCTATTGGTCCAGGATATCCGGTCTACTTGGTTGCCGAATTGTCCGCTAACCACAATGGTTGCCTCGAACGTGCCTTGGAGCTGATTCGCGCCGCACGGGCCGCAGGAGCGGATGCGGTGAAGCTGCAAACCTATACCGCCGATACTCTCACTCTGGATAGCAGCGGAGACCTATTTACCATTCGCGGTGGGACCCCGTGGGATGGTCGTACCCTACATGCCCTCTATCGGGAGGCTGCGACCCCTTGGGAATGGTACCCACACTTAGCAGCCGAGGCTGCCGCACAGGGACTGTCGTTGTTTTCCTCGCCATTTGACGCCACTGCGGTGGATTTCCTGGAGACTCAAGGCGCCCCTGCCTATAAGGTGGCGTCCTTTGAATTGGTGGATTTGCCGCTGATCCGGCGCATTGCTGCTACCGGTAAACCGATGATTCTCTCTACCGGTATGGCCACCTTTGAAGAGATCGAAGAAGCGGTAATTACTGCGCGCACTGCTGGGGCGCGCGACCTCATTTTGCTGAAATGCACCAGTGCCTATCCCGCTCCACCCGCAGAGATGCACCTGCGTACCCTCCCCCACCTTGCCGCCACTTTTGGCGTACCGGTGGGACTCTCCGACCATACCCTGGGTATCACCATACCCATCGCCGCCGTGGCCCTGGGGGCCTGCCTGATCGAAAAACATCTCACGCTGTCTCGTGCTGAGGGTGGAGTAGACGCAGCTTTCTCCCTCGAACCCGGAGAATTTCGAGCCATGGCGGAGGCAGTACGCACTGCGGAGCAGGCCTTAGGTGAGGTGCAATATACCCTGACCGCTGCCGAGGAACGCAACCGAGTTTTTCGTAGATCGTTGTTTGTGGTGCGTGAATTACGTTGCGGTGAACCTTTTACCCTGGACAATGTGCGTTCCATTCGTCCTGGTTACGGTCTACATACCCGCTACCTGAACAAGATCCTGAACTGCCCAGCCACCCGGGACATCCCGCGTGGCACCCCGTTGGACTGGTCTTTGGTCGGTAATCGCGATTTGTTTAGACCTATTGCCCGCGTCGTAGGGGTAATCCAGGCCCGCTTGGGGTCTACCCGCCTGCCGCGCAAGGTCCTTGCTGACCTTCAGGGACAACCCATGATCGGACGTATCCTAGAACGGGTTGCCTTGGCCAAGCGCGTACATGCCACGGTCATTGCTACGACCACCGACCCCTCCGACGATGCGCTGGTCGAGTATGCCCAACACGCCGGGGTAGGTTGTCACCGTGGCCCCGTCGATGACCTCGCTACGCGCCTTTACGGCGCCGCCCAGGCCTTTGAAGCTGATGTGATCGTGCGGGTGTGGGGCGATTGTCCCTGTGTCGATCCCGCAATTATCGATGAGGCCCTAGAACACCTTTTAACCGAGGATTTGGATTACATCAGCAATTCCATTGCCGCAGGTCGCACTTATCCCTATGGTCTGGACTTTGAGATCTATCGAACCACGCTACTGGAACGTCTATGTGCAACCACGATCGATCCTTTCTACCGAGAGTTTCCTTTCGAGTGGGTAATGGCACACCGTGCCAAATTACGCATGGGGATCTTGCGTCTGGCAGAGGATTGGTCCCATATTCACCTTACCGTGGACTATCACGAGGATCTTGCGCTGGTGCGCGAGGTCTATCAGGCCCTATACCAATCTGGTAGTGCCTTTGGATGGCGTCAGGCCGTAGATTGGTTGGTACAACAACCGGAATTGACCCGTGACGTAGCCAACCTGACGCGCAATCCCGAGTACCATCAAAAATCTGCCGAACACCAGCATCGGCAAGATGCAACATAA
- a CDS encoding hypothetical protein (Evidence 5 : Unknown function): MEPMPDLDQLNAAEKDDLLRSLYARVVELTAKFTNNLAEQAVRMPKVKQKVSGCFRTFAGAQSFCTIRSYLDTLRKQGANPFLALVQTFQGNVPQPRLD, encoded by the coding sequence ATGGAACCAATGCCCGATCTTGACCAACTCAATGCTGCGGAGAAAGACGATCTGCTCCGGTCGTTGTATGCGCGCGTTGTGGAGTTGACGGCGAAGTTTACCAACAACCTCGCCGAGCAGGCCGTGCGCATGCCCAAGGTGAAGCAGAAGGTTTCAGGCTGCTTTCGCACTTTTGCGGGTGCTCAGTCCTTCTGCACCATCCGTTCTTATCTCGATACCCTGCGCAAGCAGGGCGCTAATCCTTTTCTTGCCCTCGTCCAGACTTTTCAGGGTAACGTCCCTCAACCTCGCCTTGATTGA
- a CDS encoding hypothetical protein (Evidence 5 : Unknown function): protein MFQSAGEKGEPHSDPEDHPRVRANKKPGIGTLATDRPPIQGVVGRGSGQIRLTVCENTQQKTIQPEVGIKTKTRTTFYTDESSAYNKVRKSGRKHGAECAILVMNMSVMMMVMA, encoded by the coding sequence ATGTTTCAAAGCGCAGGAGAGAAGGGCGAGCCTCATTCAGATCCAGAGGATCATCCGCGTGTCCGTGCTAATAAGAAACCCGGCATAGGAACGCTGGCAACGGATCGTCCACCAATTCAGGGGGTTGTTGGTAGGGGGAGCGGACAAATCCGGTTAACTGTTTGCGAAAACACTCAGCAAAAAACGATTCAACCAGAAGTGGGTATAAAAACAAAAACCAGAACAACTTTTTATACCGATGAATCGTCAGCGTACAATAAAGTTAGGAAATCAGGAAGAAAACATGGAGCAGAATGTGCCATTCTCGTCATGAATATGTCTGTGATGATGATGGTGATGGCATAA
- a CDS encoding hypothetical protein (Evidence 5 : Unknown function): MRLRCPAELGRGFPIRSIDDTCFHLVANMSVSFWFPSFRKGIQDIHVYCVLN; this comes from the coding sequence ATGAGGTTGCGTTGTCCGGCAGAGCTAGGTAGGGGGTTTCCGATAAGGTCTATTGATGATACCTGCTTTCATCTCGTTGCAAACATGAGCGTCAGCTTTTGGTTTCCGAGTTTTCGGAAGGGAATCCAGGATATTCACGTATATTGCGTACTTAATTAG
- a CDS encoding CDP-diacylglycerol---serine O-phosphatidyltransferase yields MQDPLASPPPASPPETPRRPRGIYLIPNLFTTAALFFGFFAIVSAMRGRFESAAIGIFVAMVCDSLDGRVARLTHTQTAFGAEYDSLSDMVSFGLAPALVIYEWSLQGMGKLGWLASFIYAAATALRLARFNTQLGVADKRYFQGLPSPSAAAIVAGLVWVGVDYGMLGAELQVPAAILTVIAGLLMVSNVRYNSFKEPNFRGKVPFVALLLVVLTFVAIAIHPPQMLFAGFLLYAISGPVLTLIYLRRRRITRRQGQPLADSNNDPSL; encoded by the coding sequence ATGCAAGACCCTCTAGCATCTCCCCCCCCGGCCTCGCCTCCCGAAACACCGCGCCGTCCCCGTGGAATTTATTTGATCCCTAATCTTTTCACGACGGCTGCCTTATTTTTTGGTTTCTTCGCTATCGTTAGCGCGATGCGCGGACGTTTTGAGTCGGCAGCGATAGGTATTTTCGTGGCCATGGTTTGTGACAGTTTGGACGGGCGGGTAGCGCGTTTGACTCACACTCAGACCGCCTTTGGCGCCGAATACGACAGCCTCTCGGATATGGTTTCCTTTGGCCTGGCACCTGCCCTAGTCATCTACGAATGGTCGTTGCAAGGTATGGGTAAACTCGGCTGGCTTGCCTCATTTATCTACGCTGCGGCAACAGCCCTACGTTTGGCAAGGTTCAATACCCAGTTGGGTGTCGCGGACAAGCGTTATTTCCAAGGTCTACCCAGTCCTTCGGCGGCGGCGATCGTCGCCGGGTTAGTGTGGGTAGGGGTGGACTACGGAATGCTAGGAGCCGAATTACAGGTGCCAGCGGCCATTTTGACGGTAATTGCCGGCCTGCTGATGGTGAGCAATGTCCGTTACAACAGTTTCAAAGAACCGAATTTCCGTGGTAAGGTTCCTTTTGTGGCGCTACTGTTGGTGGTGCTCACCTTTGTTGCTATCGCTATTCATCCGCCGCAGATGCTCTTCGCGGGATTCCTGCTCTACGCGATCTCCGGTCCGGTATTGACCCTGATCTATTTACGTCGCCGTCGAATTACCCGTCGCCAGGGTCAGCCATTAGCTGATTCCAATAACGACCCCTCCTTGTAG
- the leuA gene encoding 2-isopropylmalate synthase: MTDRLIIFDTTLRDGEQSPGASMTREEKVRIAKALERLRVDIIEAGFPAASPGDFAAVKSVAQSVSDCTVCGLARALESDIDRAGEALRGAKAPRIHTFIATSPIHMERKLRMSPAQVIEQAVKAVRHARNYTNDVEFSPEDAGRSEFDFLCRVLEAVIAAGARTVNIPDTVGYNLPNQFGDLILRLRERVPNADQAVFSVHCHNDLGLAVANSLAAVQNGARQVECTINGLGERAGNAALEEVAMAVRTRRDLFSCDISLDTTQIVSCSRLVSSITGFPVQPNKAIVGANAFAHESGIHQDGVLKNRETYEIMRAEDVGWKANRMVIGKHSGRNAFRTRMEELGITFGSEEEISRVFGLFKDLADKKHEIYDEDLQSLVTVEGLKRENEQVHLVTLKVCSETGEIPDATVTLTINGIEQRGQATGSGPVDASFKAIDGIIEMSAELLLYSVNAITSGTDAQGEVTVRLEKGGRVVNGQGADTDIVIASAKAYINAINKLLIPVQREHPQVGNV; the protein is encoded by the coding sequence ATGACTGACCGGCTCATTATCTTCGATACTACGTTGCGTGATGGCGAACAGAGCCCGGGGGCCTCTATGACTCGGGAGGAGAAAGTACGAATTGCCAAAGCCCTGGAGCGGCTGCGCGTGGATATAATTGAGGCGGGGTTTCCTGCGGCGAGCCCTGGTGATTTTGCTGCGGTTAAATCAGTGGCCCAGTCCGTTTCCGATTGTACCGTGTGTGGTCTTGCTCGGGCCTTAGAGAGTGATATTGACCGTGCCGGAGAGGCTTTACGTGGCGCCAAAGCTCCGCGAATTCACACATTCATCGCTACTTCGCCCATCCACATGGAGCGTAAATTGCGCATGAGCCCGGCCCAAGTGATAGAGCAGGCCGTTAAAGCAGTTCGCCATGCACGGAATTATACCAATGATGTGGAATTCTCACCGGAGGATGCTGGCCGATCTGAATTCGATTTTCTCTGCCGAGTGTTGGAGGCAGTAATCGCCGCGGGGGCACGCACGGTCAACATCCCAGACACTGTGGGTTACAATCTTCCGAATCAATTTGGCGATCTAATTCTCCGTTTACGGGAGCGAGTACCCAATGCAGATCAGGCGGTGTTTTCCGTCCATTGTCATAACGACCTTGGACTTGCCGTGGCCAATAGCCTGGCAGCCGTCCAAAATGGTGCGCGCCAAGTGGAATGTACCATCAATGGTTTGGGTGAACGTGCGGGTAATGCTGCCCTCGAAGAGGTAGCGATGGCCGTGCGCACTCGACGCGACCTCTTTAGTTGCGATATCTCTTTGGATACGACCCAGATCGTTTCATGCTCAAGATTGGTTTCCAGCATCACCGGTTTTCCTGTACAGCCCAATAAGGCTATTGTTGGCGCCAATGCCTTTGCCCATGAGTCGGGTATCCACCAGGATGGTGTGCTCAAGAACCGGGAGACTTATGAAATCATGCGTGCTGAGGATGTGGGCTGGAAAGCGAATCGAATGGTAATTGGCAAGCATTCTGGCCGTAATGCCTTCCGCACCCGCATGGAAGAGTTAGGGATTACCTTCGGGTCGGAGGAGGAAATCAGTCGGGTCTTTGGATTATTTAAAGACCTGGCTGATAAGAAACACGAGATCTACGATGAGGATCTCCAGTCGTTGGTCACCGTAGAGGGATTGAAAAGGGAGAACGAGCAAGTACACCTTGTTACGCTCAAAGTCTGCTCCGAAACCGGAGAAATACCTGACGCAACCGTAACGCTCACCATAAATGGCATTGAGCAACGTGGGCAGGCGACGGGTAGTGGCCCAGTAGATGCCAGTTTTAAAGCTATCGATGGGATCATCGAAATGAGCGCCGAGTTACTGCTCTACTCCGTGAACGCGATTACCAGCGGTACCGATGCTCAAGGGGAAGTGACCGTACGCCTCGAGAAAGGTGGACGTGTTGTCAATGGTCAAGGTGCCGATACCGATATCGTCATTGCTTCCGCAAAGGCTTATATCAACGCCATCAATAAACTGTTGATACCTGTTCAACGCGAGCATCCTCAGGTAGGTAACGTCTAA
- a CDS encoding uracil-DNA glycosylase: MGIAVWEQRRGWAVLPQEFPPSISCPVVEAENRLSVMENNEGEGEEIKKTVEADPFVYGVASAGEIGDSRLSISTVPVVSSVEIPTTDWDRLERTVKECTACPLHRTRTQSVFGVGNRAAKWFIVGEAPGEDEDRQGEPFVGRAGQLLDLMLKGIGLQREEVYIANVLKSRPPGNRTPLPEEIATCGAYLERQIELVRPQIILATGAVAAQKLLASTTAIGLLRGRIYRYGTHRIPLVVTYHPSYLLRSPHEKRKAWDDLRLAWRVFHRAPPDGQDL; the protein is encoded by the coding sequence ATGGGTATCGCGGTATGGGAGCAGCGCAGGGGTTGGGCGGTATTGCCACAGGAATTTCCCCCCTCAATCTCCTGTCCCGTGGTCGAGGCAGAGAATCGTCTTTCCGTTATGGAGAATAATGAGGGCGAAGGCGAGGAAATTAAAAAAACGGTTGAGGCCGATCCGTTTGTGTATGGGGTAGCGTCTGCTGGTGAAATAGGAGACTCTCGGCTTTCAATTTCTACTGTACCCGTCGTTTCTTCTGTTGAGATCCCGACCACGGATTGGGATAGATTGGAACGAACAGTAAAAGAGTGTACAGCCTGTCCGTTACACCGCACGCGAACTCAAAGTGTTTTTGGCGTAGGCAATCGTGCAGCCAAATGGTTTATCGTCGGCGAGGCCCCTGGCGAGGATGAAGATCGTCAGGGCGAGCCCTTTGTCGGTCGTGCCGGGCAACTCTTAGACCTAATGCTCAAGGGGATTGGCCTACAGCGTGAAGAGGTTTATATCGCTAACGTTCTTAAATCACGACCACCGGGCAATCGTACCCCTCTCCCCGAGGAGATTGCCACTTGCGGGGCGTATCTGGAACGTCAAATTGAGTTGGTTAGACCCCAAATTATTTTGGCAACCGGTGCTGTCGCGGCACAAAAATTATTGGCATCGACCACCGCGATTGGATTATTGCGTGGCCGAATTTATCGCTATGGAACTCATCGCATCCCGTTAGTAGTAACCTATCATCCTTCCTATCTGCTCCGTAGCCCCCATGAAAAACGCAAGGCTTGGGACGATTTGCGTCTTGCTTGGCGGGTCTTTCACCGTGCCCCCCCCGATGGTCAAGACCTTTGA
- a CDS encoding (ribosomal protein S18)-alanine N-acetyltransferase has product MVKTFETFEEAMAWREPAPIPSRRACLTPSRLRPMRSADLEAIMKIEKQAYEFPWTLGMFEDCLRVGYCCWVCEGHQMLYGYGIMSVGAGECHLFNLCVAPDFQGQGLGRHIMTHLLHLARRHHADTAFLEVRSSNQAALGLYLSMGFNEIGLRRAYYPAQRGREDALMLARSL; this is encoded by the coding sequence ATGGTCAAGACCTTTGAGACTTTTGAAGAAGCTATGGCGTGGCGAGAACCGGCACCGATTCCGTCGCGCCGGGCATGCCTAACCCCCTCCCGATTGCGGCCCATGCGTAGTGCAGACCTTGAAGCAATCATGAAGATTGAAAAGCAAGCCTATGAGTTTCCCTGGACCTTGGGTATGTTCGAGGATTGTTTGCGGGTAGGCTATTGCTGCTGGGTCTGTGAAGGACATCAAATGCTATATGGCTACGGCATTATGTCAGTGGGGGCGGGAGAGTGTCACCTATTTAATCTGTGCGTTGCCCCAGACTTCCAAGGACAGGGGCTAGGACGGCACATTATGACCCATCTTTTGCATCTTGCTCGACGCCACCATGCCGACACCGCCTTTCTGGAGGTACGCTCCTCAAATCAGGCGGCGCTTGGTCTTTACCTAAGCATGGGTTTCAATGAGATCGGCCTACGCCGCGCCTATTATCCCGCTCAACGGGGACGAGAGGATGCCCTGATGTTGGCACGGAGTTTGTAG
- the vfr gene encoding Cyclic AMP receptor-like protein: MMTIISSVVSIDKRIDFLTQTPWANGMSHSEVQTLSSYMKVLQALKGEVILKEGGSESFMCIIVEGKVQVVKENTKNNPKVIATLNEGKSFGEMSIFDGEPRSAAVIAASDALLLTLTKGSLDRMLHEKPLIGVKLLFKLGRVLSQRLRLMDGKVVDYL; the protein is encoded by the coding sequence ATGATGACCATAATATCTTCCGTGGTATCTATAGATAAAAGGATTGATTTTCTGACTCAAACGCCCTGGGCAAATGGTATGTCTCACTCAGAGGTTCAAACCCTTTCCAGCTACATGAAAGTGCTCCAGGCTCTCAAGGGGGAGGTCATTCTTAAGGAAGGCGGGAGTGAATCCTTCATGTGCATTATCGTTGAAGGAAAGGTTCAGGTTGTGAAGGAAAACACCAAGAACAATCCCAAGGTTATCGCCACGCTCAATGAGGGAAAGTCTTTCGGAGAGATGTCTATTTTTGATGGAGAACCACGATCGGCGGCTGTTATCGCAGCAAGCGACGCCCTCCTCCTCACGCTTACCAAGGGAAGCCTCGATCGAATGCTTCACGAAAAACCTCTCATCGGCGTCAAACTGCTCTTCAAATTAGGAAGGGTTCTGAGCCAGCGGTTACGGCTCATGGATGGAAAAGTGGTCGATTACTTATAA
- a CDS encoding hypothetical protein (Evidence 5 : Unknown function) has product MLEEKGREVLAFPIMHINNGAGYLDSGPRYLERHHHHDPNLYGQLLHHDRGHGHKHGHFDQEYLDAGHNDSQYHHHHGHYRRDRVYRHGHDHGREPRG; this is encoded by the coding sequence TTGCTTGAAGAGAAGGGGCGAGAGGTTTTAGCATTCCCGATAATGCATATCAATAACGGCGCGGGTTATCTGGATAGCGGTCCTCGCTATTTGGAACGCCATCACCATCACGATCCCAATCTCTACGGTCAGCTACTCCATCACGATCGCGGTCACGGCCATAAGCACGGACATTTCGATCAGGAGTATTTGGATGCCGGTCATAACGATTCGCAATACCATCACCATCACGGTCACTATCGACGCGATCGGGTATACCGTCATGGTCACGATCACGGTCGCGAGCCGCGTGGGTAA
- a CDS encoding hypothetical protein (Evidence 5 : Unknown function) translates to MDNNVIIGAAAGAIALGGLIWWFFGSSSEDGSPKSKEEIANLLTSQGYKIKEIEFDDGVYEVDAYQNGKKFEIKLDPTGKILKIEEDD, encoded by the coding sequence ATGGACAATAACGTTATTATTGGTGCTGCAGCTGGAGCGATTGCACTGGGTGGTCTGATATGGTGGTTTTTCGGTTCATCATCAGAAGATGGCTCGCCGAAATCAAAGGAAGAGATTGCCAACCTCTTGACGTCTCAGGGCTATAAGATCAAGGAGATTGAATTCGATGATGGCGTATATGAGGTTGATGCGTATCAAAATGGTAAGAAATTTGAGATCAAACTTGATCCTACGGGTAAGATCCTTAAGATCGAGGAAGATGACTGA
- the guaB gene encoding inosine 5'-monophosphate dehydrogenase yields the protein MRIVQEALTFDDVLLLPAHSTVLPRDVSLSTQLSRGIRLNLPLVSAAMDTVTDARLAIAIAQEGGIGILHKNMTMEEHAAQVRKVKKFESGIITNPITVSPDISIRDVRRLTRTHGISGVPVVRGEDLLGIVTSRDLRFETRYDSPVSSIMTPKDRLVTVREGAEREEILRLLHRHRIEKVMVVNEQFQLRGMITVKDIQKARENPQACKDAQGHLRVGAAIGVGPASQERADALVAAGVDVLVVDTAHGHSQGVLDMVRWIKHRYPDMQVIGGNIATAAAAQALADAGVDGVKVGIGPGSICTTRIVAGVGVPQITAISNVAEALQGTGIPVIADGGIRYSGDLSKAIAAGAWSVMMGGMFAGTEEAPGEVELYQGRSYKSYRGMGSLGAMAQQQGSSDRYFQEGTVEVEKLVPEGIEGRVPYKGALSPLIHQLMGGLRSSMGYTGCHNLEEMRTRCEFVRVTNAGMRESHVHDVTITKEAPNYRVES from the coding sequence ATGCGCATTGTCCAGGAAGCCTTAACGTTCGATGATGTCCTGTTGCTCCCAGCACACTCCACAGTCCTGCCGCGGGATGTAAGCCTTTCCACTCAGTTAAGTCGGGGGATTCGACTCAACCTCCCCCTGGTCTCCGCCGCCATGGATACGGTTACCGATGCACGCTTGGCCATTGCCATTGCTCAAGAGGGAGGTATCGGTATCCTCCATAAAAACATGACGATGGAGGAACACGCGGCCCAGGTGCGTAAGGTCAAGAAATTCGAGAGCGGGATTATCACCAATCCCATCACGGTTTCCCCCGACATTAGCATTCGCGATGTGCGGCGCTTGACGCGCACTCACGGTATTTCTGGGGTTCCAGTTGTGAGGGGTGAAGACCTGCTGGGGATTGTTACCAGTCGCGATCTGCGCTTCGAGACCCGCTACGACAGCCCTGTTTCTAGCATCATGACCCCAAAGGATCGACTGGTGACTGTCCGTGAGGGAGCAGAACGCGAGGAGATCTTGCGCCTGCTGCACCGTCACCGCATCGAAAAAGTGATGGTTGTGAATGAACAATTCCAACTGCGGGGCATGATCACGGTCAAGGATATCCAGAAGGCCCGAGAGAATCCCCAGGCCTGCAAGGATGCCCAGGGTCACCTGCGGGTAGGTGCAGCTATCGGAGTTGGCCCTGCCAGCCAAGAGCGGGCTGATGCCCTGGTTGCCGCCGGTGTGGATGTGTTGGTGGTAGACACGGCGCACGGTCACTCGCAGGGGGTGCTGGATATGGTGCGCTGGATTAAACACCGCTACCCCGATATGCAGGTGATTGGCGGCAACATTGCCACCGCCGCTGCTGCACAAGCCCTTGCTGATGCCGGGGTTGATGGGGTGAAAGTAGGGATTGGACCAGGCTCAATCTGTACCACGCGAATTGTGGCCGGTGTCGGGGTACCCCAGATTACGGCGATCTCCAATGTGGCCGAGGCATTACAGGGAACCGGTATCCCGGTTATTGCCGATGGCGGTATTCGCTACTCCGGTGATCTATCCAAGGCAATTGCTGCTGGTGCCTGGTCAGTAATGATGGGGGGAATGTTTGCTGGCACCGAGGAGGCACCCGGCGAGGTGGAACTCTATCAAGGGCGTTCTTATAAATCCTATCGCGGCATGGGGTCACTCGGCGCCATGGCCCAACAACAAGGTTCCAGCGACCGCTATTTCCAGGAAGGTACGGTCGAGGTAGAGAAATTGGTACCCGAGGGTATCGAGGGGCGGGTCCCTTATAAAGGTGCTTTGTCGCCTCTTATCCATCAACTCATGGGTGGGCTACGTTCCAGTATGGGTTACACCGGGTGTCACAACTTGGAAGAAATGCGTACCCGCTGTGAATTCGTTCGTGTCACTAATGCGGGGATGCGCGAGAGTCATGTCCATGACGTGACAATTACCAAGGAAGCCCCGAATTACCGGGTAGAATCCTGA